Part of the Oncorhynchus mykiss isolate Arlee chromosome 12, USDA_OmykA_1.1, whole genome shotgun sequence genome, agttgtgtttttaattgatgtgTAACTGTGGTTTTGTATGAGTATTTATTGTGTTGTGGGCTCTCAGACCCAATaaagatgatttaaaaaaaaaaaaaaaaaaatctctctcacacacacacacacacacacacacacacacacacacacacacacacacacacctctcttgaTTCACATGAATGGCTCCCTCTCTGAATTCCCAATCAAAGTATTTTTAGCATGTAGAGGGGGTTTAGGTGCACTTCAGTGCTCTGGTATTTTTCAAGTAACATTGACATTAAAGCTTATTTCATTGACATGACTCCTGCCTGCACCAGAGAAGAAAGTTCTCTCTCAGCTTGACTTTGTTCTGACACGGCTGATCAGTTCCATTTCCCCGTCTCCCCTGGGTCCCCTTGCATCTCCCAACTTATAACCCAACATCCTTCAAAACCTTCAGGTGCCCTGGTGCACTACACTATCTATTCCATAGACTATCTATATCCCCTTTATCAAACAGGACCCTAGGAGTACTAGTGGCTCTGGCTAATCCATCGACAGTCTATGGACTAAGAAGTCACACCAAGATATGGAGGTACACTAGTACAACAGTGGAATAGGCTACCTTGTGCAGAAGATCGAGGTGTGGGGTCAGTTAGGTAGGGGCAGTCAGTAGTAGATGATCAGTCTCACTAGAATACAGTACCTGCTGCTGGCCCTTGCCAGTTTTGGTCTTCTCTGTGCTGCTCTGCTGCAGGTGCTTCAGTCGAGAGGCAGCCGAGGAGTGGCCTTTACCCACAGCTGAAGAGCTGTTGCCTCCCTggagaaggagacaaggagaggagaagaggggagagatgtGAGTATTAGTGTCACAGAGCACGAACAGATTTACATTTCATTCCTTTTAATCAGACATATACCAACTCAATAGAAGCTCTCACCCAGTATCCCTACCGGCTGCTGAAAGCCCTAAGATCAGGGTCCTCACTCTAGCCCTCGCTGAAACACCTCCCTGCTATTCGCCCCACTGACTTTCACTACATCATTACACACTGGCTGCAGAAGATCTGACAAACAGGTGAATATGGAAATGGAAAATTCAAAGTGGTTTTTGCGTAGCGTGGCTGCACCAGGGGCTCCATCATGTGATGCCGTCGGATCAACCATTTTCTCTGCCTCTAATATGCAAAACGTAAAtacgcactcactcactccaaCACACATCCTATCTACTCCCCAACCCCCTCCACACACGCACATTGGCTAATAGGAAAGGCAGTGCATATGATTACAGGAGACGGAGCGCCCAGTATGGTATGCTAATATGAATCATTCAGGGGTAGAGTAGGGAACCTGGGTGAAGGATCTGATTGGCCTAACCCAGTTAAAGGCAGTGGTGGTTACAGTACTAATGGTGATGCAACAAGGCGTGAAAACGTTGCAACTCCACACCAACCCCACGTCAAGCCCACGGACCTGTTTCTCCAGCTGAACGGCCGAGAGGAGAAACGGTTCCTGACAGTCAGCCCCACTGTAGCTTGGCACTCCACTGCAGTTGGACTGAATGAAAGTCCATGTACACACTGAGACAACATGGTGGTCCATGCTACAGTCTACCTCTTCACCTGTCTATCTCTAACTCTCTATCTATCATCATTATTCAACCATGTATTTCATTTTGGGAGCTTTACAAGGAGAGTTGACCTAAAGGTGAAATGACAAACTCCAACTCCCAGCATGCAATGAGCCCTCCGAGGTCTGGTCTGCCCTATGCTAATGATTTACTATGGGATAATGAAaacaacagtgtgtgtctgtattcaGTTTCAGACCAATTTGTAAACAAGTTTCAACATTTAGTTTGTCGATAAGCCGAAATAAAGTTCAAGGTAAAGCTATAATAGTTGAGGATGCAGGTAACTGGTAATTGATTACAGAGACGAGAGAAGTAGCAAAGGACAAAGAGAACAAGACAAAGACGTGAAGAGAGGATGGGAAataaagaggggagagaaagagaaacgacagtttaTTGCAGCAGAGATTGGACTTGCCCTGGTTTACAGAGTAGAAACAGAGGATCAATGAAAAGACAAAGAACAACCCGTCTCCAAGTCGACAGTAGCCCCACATAACTAATCACAGTACAGAGAAGGAGAGCATCTGCTGCAGGCCCCTTGGAGTTGAACAGATTAAAGATTTAAAGCCTTCAGGATTTAAAACATTGTTTGGACTGACAAAATCTACCCGTTTTCATAGGGAGCAGACGACAGATTACTTCTATGTGGGAATTGGCAAGTTGAGAGGTTCAACGGAGGTGTGAGGTATAACTCCATGTGAGGTTGGTGTGTTATGTGCAGTCAGATTCCCTCTGAAGTCAATAGGAGGAAGACGAGATAAAGCCTCAGCTTCAGCAGAAACAGCAACCCCAACACTTAAAGCCAAAAAGacagaagaggatagagagaagtgAGTGCATGCCCTCTAAAGAGCAGAGTCTATGCAGGGGTGCATGTTATAGACCTTGGTCATCGTGGCAGGAGTGTAGGAGGGTTTGGGCTTGGGTGGGACTGGGGGCTTCTTGGTCTCTGAGGTGCTGGTGCCAGGCATCTGGGCTGGGGCTGGAGCCTCTGACAAGGAAGTGTCAGTGGGGAGTGTGCGGTTGGAGAGATGCACTGTGGTGGGGTGGCCACTGAGCTCCAGCAGGGTGTTCTCCAGCTCACGGATGGTTTCATCCAGGCTGTCCAGCCTGCTGTAGGTGCTGCTCCTAATGTCCTCTCCCTGCTTCCAGGGGTTCAGTCCCTGTTCTTCCCTGGCCTGGCTCTCCTTACAACCTGCAGACCCTTTGGGTTTCACTGCTGCTTCTGCAGAGTCCTGACTGGGCTCCGGAAGGGTGGCTAGAATGCTCTTTGTTCCAGTGCTGTGAGGGAGTTTCAGGTTCCTGGCccctgtctccacccctctcctcagaACCTCTCTCAGAGAGTCCTGCTGCTCAGGGGCGAGAGTTATCCTGGAACCCAGGGTACTGAGGCTGCAGTGAGAAGATCCTGCTCTGGGCTTGGGGTCCACCTTGGTTGACCCTGTGTCTTCCTCCCTGCCCAGCAGTAACTGCAGCTTCCTGTAGGCCTCTCTGACCGTCACAGTCTCCCTGAAGAGTACCAGTAGTGGAGCCCCACACAGACGGGTTTCAGTGCTTTCCTCTGAAGGCTGAGGTGGGATGGTGAGTGTCTGTAGAGCCTCTCCCCAGGTCCTGCTGAGCTTCTGGGCCTCCGAGGGTGACATCACCATCACCCCCAGCTCAGTCAGCACCAAggacagctcttctctctcctccctctcttcctccttctcaaAGGAGTCCAGGATTCTCAGCTCCCCCCGCCGAGAGGGCTTCCTCTGGGGCTGGCTGACGGGATCCTTCCCCTTAGAGACCTCTTGGATCTGGGGGACTGTCTGGGGAGGAGCAGTCTGGCTCTGGGACAGGTCCAATGTTGGGGACATCTGATGGTCCTGTGTTAAGTCTCTGACAAAGCCttctgagggagagagtgaaactGACACACACTCTGTCAGCACAATCCGGGGGACAGGAGAGAAGGATGGACCAGGAAGGGCCGTGCTCTGTTCCTGTTAAACAAAATGGGTGATTAGAAGTAATAGTCCAACATACATTCAATAAGATAAAATAGGATTGTTTTCTAAACAGTGTAATGGTAATTGACTGGTTCTAAAATACTTCTCATTAGGACACTAACCTGTGAGTGTGATGCCAGTATGCTGGCAGTGCAGTCTGAGCTGCCCTGCTTCCACTGTAGGCCAGAGCGGTCCAACGATGCTCTAGACagctggtagacacagtgtagagTTTCACAactgctcacacacacgcacacgcacacacacacacacacacacacacacacacacacacacacacacacacacacacacacacacacacacactggcacccTCTAACACAGACACGCACATCCATGCACTTCAGAGCACTGCAACCAACACAGAGAGTGACTAGTCACaggagtgtttgtgtgtaaggAAGAGTGATCACTCCAtcagggagtgagtgtgtgttggtatagagacagtgtgtttagGGGTGTGTGCTGGTAGTGTAGAACAAGGGGAGTGCTGGACCAAAGGGCTACATTTAAAACAATAGTACAAACTCCTTTACTTTCCCTACAGCACCAAGCAGAATAGGGTCAGTGTACATTCTGTGTGCTGGTGACCAGCTGCTGTGTTTGACAGGAGACCCTGTGGAGAGCACTCTGCAGGTAGAGATAAAAGGTGAGGATGGGACTGTGTACTCTGGGAGGGGGTGTAGAGATCATTGATGGAACATGGGAGTGTGTATttgggggagggggtagaggggtggaagTGTTAGTTTGAGGAGGAAGGGGGGTGAGGAGGAAGGTGAGGGCAGTCTCAGGAAGCAGCAGTCGACACAGCAGTCGACGGCGTTACCTTGGTGCCCGGGGCCCCTGGGGGCCATAGGTCAAGGCTGGAGGGGGGCACGCTGGTCCTGCTGCGGGGGACACTGGGTAGGGACAGGGGAGGGGGCAGGCTGAGCCTGAGGGGGGTTCTCTGAAACAGCTGGCCAGGGGAAgggcaggagggaggggaggttgaAATAATGTAAATAATGGTTCAATTAGTATAAATTATCCATGATATCAAGATCAATTATTATAACGGGTctatcaaaaaaatatatatatcagtcCAATTTACTGTTTCCAGCAGGGCATCAGAAAGACAAACACACAACTCAACACTTCATTTAGGTCCACGTGGCTAGGCTGGGTTGGTCTGTGAGCTCTGGgtgtcactctgtgtgtgtgtgtgtgattaagctGTGTGATCAGCAGTAATCTGGGCCCACAGTGAATGGACTCTCTGTCTCAGTGAGGAGGCCTGGGGTGTGGAGGACATATGGCACCTGCTGCTTTGACCTGACCATCCTCTCTAACACACCAAGCAGCCAGCTAATGAGGCCTACAACggtcatgagtgtgtgtgtgtgtgtgtgtttgtgtgtgtgtatatagctacAAGCTCTAGGCCAAATTAGGGGCAAAATTAGGGAAGCGGAGGAAGTGCCGTTTTTCAACAACATTTCCCATTCCGTCCACCCTTCCCTAAAATCCTTCAGGGACCACTTCTACTAATACTATATCAACTCTGCAAACACTATTAATCCACTATTTCCGAAGCTGGTATACCAGTACCTCCAGTTCAGCAGCAatcttgtcctcctctccctcctccttgtcTCCAGAGGCGATGGTGGGAGGGGTGGACGCAGGACGCGGGTTTTCAGACACCGTCCGTCGCAGCTTCACATAGGGCTTCTGTGCTTCTGCCTCCTCCACCTCCGACTTACACACATACATAGTGGAGATCAGAAACTAGGCaggaggtgcgtgtgtgtgtgaatatacaTCCATGCCTCATGCTCTGTCACCTTCATGCTCTTGCCGGGGATAAGGGTCTCTCCACTGCGGGTGATCAGGCCAGCCGGGGATGATGGGAAGCTGCGTcgaggtggtgggggagggggcGACTTCGAGGGCTTCTCTGTACGATAGCGAGTCACTGTCAGCTGCTCTGCATCTGTGGCAGGCAGGGCAGTACCATGGGCACCCGTTAGAGAACCGGACACAGTACATTCATACTGGCACCACAGCCGACCCTGACACATTCAGGAGCTGAGTATGTGACAAAACACTGCTGCCTCTCAGTACATCAAAAACAACAACGCTCTACTGTTACCTCTGTTGGGTGAGGAGAGGTCTGATGTATCCTTACCAGAACCACGTCTGGAGCCAGGTTCCTTCCCCGAGAGCTTGTGTGTGGCGTGCTGGGGCTTGGTAGGGCGGTGCTCTGTGGTCCCTCCCCCACTCTGGGGGGTCTGAGACTGGGAGGGTGTGTTGGAGGAGGGCTTGTTGATCTGCTTGGCGGCAAAGTCCAGGTCTGGGATGGCCTTCATCAGCTCAGCCTGGGTCTCCTCCAGCAGACGGTTGATGTCTTGAGCACTGTACTGGGTCAGACTGGCCCGCTTCTCCTCCCAGTCCCGCTCTGCTGCCTGGGGAGGGGGAACCGTAGAGAGATATAGCACAGTGAGGGAtattgtatacacacacacacactcaccacgggaggttggtggcaccttaattggggaagaTGTGCTTGTGGTCatgactggagcagaatcagtggaatggtataaaatacatcaaacatgtgtctctgtgtgtttgataccattccatttgctccattccagctcttattatgagccgtcctcccctcagcagaatccactgacactcactcacacatgtgCAGACATCCACACTTGCAGACTCACTCATGCCCTACGCACAGTCTCCTCCAAaacctatacatactgtatcatcatACCAATGCTACACTAGGACAACTACAGACTAAACActagaatggagtaacagaaggGTTCCTTACCAGTCGAACCTCCACAGACACAGCCTTATCAGCGGCAGCGCGGTTGGCCAGCTCTTCCAGGGCCCGGCCCTTGTGAGGCACAGGGGGATGATTGTCCCTGTGAGGGCCAGAGGAGGGGTGGCTGGGTCCATGACTGTGACTATGGCTGTGGCTGGAGTGGGGGCTCCAGTTAGACAGGCTGCTGCCGCCCCTCAGGTCACTGAGGTTGAGAGGGGGGCTGGTGGGCATGTCAAAGTCACAACTCTTACGGAAGTCCTCACTGCTGTGCTTGGGGAAGTCCTCCTGCTTCTTCCACACGCCCTCGTTCACTTGCCTgaccacacaaacacagccaGTGTCAGGCGATGCCAGTAACGTCTGTATATCGGCCGTTATGTGGTCAGTGCTGGTGGGCTGTGGCTAGACAATGCCGGCTCTGAGTTAAACATCGTTCATGTACCTGTGATGTTGGATCAGTGTCGATGTTTCAATGGCGGTCAGTGTGTTGGGTCGTACTTGCGCAATGGCGGTCAGTGTGTTGGGTTGTACCTGCGCAATGGCAGTCAGTGTGTTGGGTCGTACCTGCGCAATGGCGGTCAGTGTGTTTGGGTTGTACCTGCGCAATGGCGGTCAGTGTGTTGGGTCGTACCTGTGCAATGGCGGTCAGTGTGTTGGGTCGTACCTGCGCAATGGCGGTCAGTGTGTTGGGTCGTACCTGCGCAATGGCGGTCAGTGTGTTGGGTCGTACCTGCGCATAGTGGTCAGTGTGTCTGTGACGCTCTTGCAGCGTTTCAGCAGGGCGTCCAGTCTGTGTGGCTCCTCCTTCAGGAACTTGacagcctccacctccaccctcaACACCACCCGCATCTTACTCTGCAGACTGGGGAACTGgtctggagggagacagggagagagaggggacactacATCTTACTCTGCAGACTGGGGAACTGgtctggagggagacagggagaaagaggggacaCTACATCTTACTCTGAAGACTTGGGAACTGGTctggagggggacagggagagagaggggacactacATCTTACTCTGCAGACTGGGGAACTGGTctggagggggacagggagagagaggggacactacATCTTACTCTGCAGACTGGGGAACTGGtctgaagggggagagggagagagaggggacactacATATTCACATCTCAGGAGTTACAACGGGAGTCTGATTCTGATAGCGGTGATTGTGATGTCTGGATGTTTGAGACTCATGTGTGTCTGTGATTGACTATCTTAGTCAGTGCCtagagtgtgtctgtgagtgatGAGTGTATGAGACCatgtcagtgtgtctgtgagtgaTCAGTGGAccgtgtcagtgtgtctgtgagtgaTCAGTGTATCAgactgtgtcagtgtgtctgtgagtgaTCAGTGTTTCAGAccgtgtcagtgtgtctgtgagtgaTCAGTGTATCAGAccgtgtcagtgtgtctgtgagtgaTCAGTGTATCAGAccgtgtcagtgtgtctgtgagtgaTCAGTGTATCAGacccacaggaggttggtgtccCCCTAATAGGGGagaacaggctcgtggtaatggctggaacggaattagtggaatggtatcaaatacatcaaacacatggtgttAACAGACTCAGACTCCTGTGATGAGAccctgtcagtgtgtctgtgagtgaTCAGTGAATCAGTGAGTGACTTACTCTTGAGCTCTGTGAGTGTCTCTCCTAGTTTCCTCAGAAGCGAGGccttctcctccagctcctgAACCGTCACCAGTTTGTGATTGACAGACGAACCCTTCTGGATATCCTCCACTGACTTCTCCAGGTCACTGGAGAGACAACACAGGAGAGACGTGTCAACACAAGGCCTTCACAGTTAACATGAAAACGTTCATGTTATGAAGACTGTAATGTTCCACTGAGaacactgtggtgtgtgtgtcgaAGCGAGAGAACCACAAGACCGATggagagacatacacacagtctggacacacacatgtacacacgaatgctggcacacacacacacacacacacacacacacacacacacacacacacacacacacacacacacacacacacacacacacacacacacacacacacacacacacacacacacacacacacacacacacacacacacacacacacacacatgctgacgAAGCTAAACCACTAATGAAAATCCAACTTAATGATGTCAAGTAAATCAGCCTGAAGCCATACGGCCAATCAAAATCAAAATGGTATGAatatttaaatgaaataaaatggCTATTAGCAACGGTTAATAACAAGCCTAGATTAACAGCGATGATCTAACGAGGCAAATGATTCATTCAACAATGTCCACTCATATAAAGTTACACACTCTGCTAAACCAGGCAGTGTCTGGGTAACGCATGGAGATTGTTTGTGTTACCAGTAGGAAGGCCTGTATTACTGCCTTAGTACAACCATCTTATTATCATAGGACCTCCTTAGAACCTCAATGATCTTAATGACCtacaaataataacaacaataataatcatGTGAATAGATTttgtcaatcagtcagtcagtcagttaaccaGTCATTCAACAAACGGATCTTAAGGAAGGAATGATTCCGTGA contains:
- the LOC110538958 gene encoding SRC kinase signaling inhibitor 1 — translated: MKLGLLSNLTNNQFPWPHSIHNHDPMRESPQAKLLLAAAMAANDPSERGGGHMISTDDLEYPREYRTLGNGTRRFSNVGLVHTSEHRHTVIAAQSLEALTNLHKVDMERKRDAFMDHLKNKYPPQLQHPGHQHHNPPSPSPSHGSMRQPDRERVAREQQQPNYWSFKSRSPRHSQSTQSGLADQAAKLSFASAESLAETMSEADIPLGFSRTDRFRQSLPLSRSASQNKLRSPGVLFLQFGDETRRVHITHELSSLDTLHALIVHMFPQKLTSGMLKSSNTAILIKDEARNVFYELEDIRDIQDRSIIKIYRKEPIYASYPATHLVNGDLRRDLVYTSRESSPTRRLNTLPSSSASPPSGSPSRSRLSYSGGRPPSFAGPGSHPQLQQHSQHQQHPQQHQPQHSHHPGAVSHHGGPNAGLSSSPSAILERRDVKPDEEVSGKNMMLVKEGLYADPYSLVHEGRLSIASTQSLAAIGDPFGFPVSGGLYRRGSVRSLSTYSAAALQGELEDALYKPGGPLYSDSYSSATLGMGFRMPPSSPQKIPDMQLRDRGDSYSSSPSRASPVRQTFRKDSASSSVFVESPKSRPSSSSDTLVLQAGPGGDGSRFAPGYSSPLPGETSESRERLDRLDRMEAMEKQIASLTGLVQSVLTKAPDSDSTCGLLRLCMMAGCPPDQGSEFSRPFPFSSSEKTESNSDGSATGTGRLKRKALTPSAPLALMPPPPSGDSQVTTVTRLQMQLHLHDLQQNATDLRKQLSQLRKMQLQNQDSVTTLLKRTEKELNVRVSDALRKQEDPLQRQRLLVEEERLKYLNEEEFIIQQLHDLEKSVEDIQKGSSVNHKLVTVQELEEKASLLRKLGETLTELKNQFPSLQSKMRVVLRVEVEAVKFLKEEPHRLDALLKRCKSVTDTLTTMRRQVNEGVWKKQEDFPKHSSEDFRKSCDFDMPTSPPLNLSDLRGGSSLSNWSPHSSHSHSHSHGPSHPSSGPHRDNHPPVPHKGRALEELANRAAADKAVSVEVRLAAERDWEEKRASLTQYSAQDINRLLEETQAELMKAIPDLDFAAKQINKPSSNTPSQSQTPQSGGGTTEHRPTKPQHATHKLSGKEPGSRRGSDAEQLTVTRYRTEKPSKSPPPPPPRRSFPSSPAGLITRSGETLIPGKSMKSEVEEAEAQKPYVKLRRTVSENPRPASTPPTIASGDKEEGEEDKIAAELELFQRTPLRLSLPPPLSLPSVPRSRTSVPPSSLDLWPPGAPGTKLSRASLDRSGLQWKQGSSDCTASILASHSQEQSTALPGPSFSPVPRIVLTECVSVSLSPSEGFVRDLTQDHQMSPTLDLSQSQTAPPQTVPQIQEVSKGKDPVSQPQRKPSRRGELRILDSFEKEEEREEREELSLVLTELGVMVMSPSEAQKLSRTWGEALQTLTIPPQPSEESTETRLCGAPLLVLFRETVTVREAYRKLQLLLGREEDTGSTKVDPKPRAGSSHCSLSTLGSRITLAPEQQDSLREVLRRGVETGARNLKLPHSTGTKSILATLPEPSQDSAEAAVKPKGSAGCKESQAREEQGLNPWKQGEDIRSSTYSRLDSLDETIRELENTLLELSGHPTTVHLSNRTLPTDTSLSEAPAPAQMPGTSTSETKKPPVPPKPKPSYTPATMTKGGNSSSAVGKGHSSAASRLKHLQQSSTEKTKTGKGQQQ